In Camelina sativa cultivar DH55 chromosome 16, Cs, whole genome shotgun sequence, a single window of DNA contains:
- the LOC104752562 gene encoding uncharacterized protein LOC104752562 isoform X2 encodes MVREKDICWEYAEKLDGNKVKCKFCSRVLNGGISRLKHHLSRLPSKGVNPCAKVRHDVTDRVRSILSAKNDAKDSPLTNTNNKPPQVKPPPPLSASLPPPPPESDVALSSASKLFPTSSLLLPHSSSSSSPTTAQETAERCISLFFLENKIDWCVARSPSYHSMLDAIAKCGPAFVAPSLKTELLLDRVKSEITLQLKETQKEWVTTGCTVIAEAWTDNKSRALINFSVSSPSRVFFHKSVDASSYFKNTKCLADLFDSIIQDIGHEHIVQIIMDNSFSYTGISNHILQNYGSIFVSPCASQCLNMILEEFSKVDWVNQCILQAQVISKFVYNNSSVLDLMRKLTCGQDIIRSGVTRSVSNFLSLQSMMKQKARLKHLFNSPEYTPTNTNKPQSMSCVNILEDDDFWRAVEESVAISEPILKVLREVSSGKPAVGSIYELMSKAKESIRTYYIMDENKHKVFSDIVDSKWCDHLHSPLHAAAAFLNPSIRYNPEIKFLTSLKEDFFKVLEKLLPTSDLRRDITNQIFTFTRAKGLFGCNLAMEARPSVSPGLWWEQFGDSAPVLQRVAIRILSQVCSGYNLERQWSTFQQMHWERRNKIDRELLNNMMYVNQNLKLGRMITLETDPIVLEDIDMMSEWVEEAENPSPAQWLDRFGSSLDGGDLNTRQFGGAIFSANDHNIFGL; translated from the exons A TGGTACGAGAAAAGGATATCTGCTGGGAATACGCAGAGAAACTCGATGGTAACAAGGTCAAATGCAAGTTTTGCTCTAGAGTTCTTAATGGCGGGATTAGCAGGTTGAAGCATCATCTCTCTCGCCTTCCCAGTAAAGGTGTCAACCCTTGTGCCAAGGTTAGACACGATGTTACTGACAGAGTCCGATCCATTTTATCGGCCAAGAATGATGCCAAAGATTCCCCTCtcaccaacaccaacaacaagCCTCCCCAAGTTAAACCACCACCACCTTTATCTGCTTCcctgcctcctcctcctcctgaaTCTGATGTTGCTCTCTCTTCTGCTTCCAAACTCTTTCCTACTAGTAGTCTCCTTCTACCccattcctcctcctcctcttctccaaCTACTGCTCAGGAGACTGCAGAGAGGtgtatttctcttttcttcctcgAGAACAAGATCGACTGGTGTGTTGCCCGCTCACCCTCTTATCACTCTATGCTCGATGCCATTGCCAAGTGTGGTCCTGCATTTGTTGCTCCCTCTCTCAAGACTGAATTGCTGCTGGACAGGGTTAAATCAGAAATTACTTTACAACTCAAAGAGACTCAAAAGGAGTGGGTCACCACGGGCTGTACTGTCATCGCAGAGGCATGGACCGACAACAAATCCCGAGCTCTCATTAACTTCTCCGTCTCATCACCGTCCAGAGTCTTCTTTCACAAGTCTGTGGACGCCTCCTCATatttcaagaacacaaaatgCCTTGCTGATCTCTTTGATTCTATCATCCAAGATATTGGACATGAGCATATAGTGCAAATCATTATGGACAACAGCTTCAGCTACACAGGTATCTCAAACCATATCTTGCAAAACTATGGAAGCATTTTCGTGTCCCCTTGTGCATCTCAGTGTTTGAACATGATATTAGAAGAATTCTCCAAGGTAGATTGGGTCAACCAATGTATATTGCAAGCGCAGGTCATATCTAAGTTTGTGTACAACAATAGCTCCGTGCTAGATTTGATGAGAAAGTTAACATGTGGGCAAGATATTATCAGAAGCGGTGTCACAAGGTCTGTTTCCAATTTTCTATCGTTGCAGTCAATGATGAAACAAAAAGCAAGGTTAAAGCACTTGTTCAATAGCCCAGAGTATACCCCCACTAATACTAATAAACCACAGAGCATGTCATGCGTGAATATCCTAGAGGATGATGATTTTTGGAGAGCTGTGGAAGAAAGTGTGGCTATTTCCGAGCCTATCCTGAAAGTGTTGAGGGAAGTTTCTAGTGGAAAGCCCGCTGTAGGATCTATATATGAGTTAATGTCCAAGGCCAAGGAGTCAATACGGACATACTACATAATGGATGAGAATAAGCATAAGGTCTTTTCTGACATAGTTGATTCCAAGTGGTGTGACCATCTGCATTCACCTCTTCATGCAGCGGCTGCATTCTTGAACCCCAGTATTCGGTATAACCCGGAGATAAAGTTCCTCACTTCCTTGaaagaagattttttcaaaGTGTTGGAGAAACTTCTTCCCACTAGCGATCTAAGACGTGATATTACAAATCAGATATTCACTTTCACTAGGGCAAAGGGATTGTTCGGCTGTAACCTGGCGATGGAGGCGAGGCCTTCAGTTTCACCAG GTCTCTGGTGGGAGCAGTTTGGTGACTCAGCACCTGTTTTGCAGCGGGTGGCCATCAGGATACTGAGCCAAGTGTGCAGCGGTTACAACTTGGAACGCCAATGGAGCACATTCCAGCAGATGCACTGGGAAAGGCGAAACAAGATTGACAGAGAGCTATTGAACAATATGATGTACGTGAATCAGAATCTAAAGTTGGGGAGAATGATTACCCTCGAGACAGACCCAATTGTCCTGGAGGACATTGACATGATGTCGGAGTGGGTGGAAGAGGCAGAGAATCCCAGCCCTGCCCAGTGGCTAGACCGTTTTGGGTCCTCCCTTGATGGAGGCGACTTGAACACCAGACAGTTTGGCGGTGCTATTTTCAGTGCCAACGACCATAACATCTTCGGCTTGTGA
- the LOC104752562 gene encoding uncharacterized protein LOC104752562 isoform X3 yields the protein MVREKDICWEYAEKLDGNKVKCKFCSRVLNGGISRLKHHLSRLPSKGVNPCAKVRHDVTDRVRSILSAKNDAKDSPLTNTNNKPPQVKPPPPLSASLPPPPPESDVALSSASKLFPTSSLLLPHSSSSSSPTTAQETAERCISLFFLENKIDWCVARSPSYHSMLDAIAKCGPAFVAPSLKTELLLDRVKSEITLQLKETQKEWVTTGCTVIAEAWTDNKSRALINFSVSSPSRVFFHKSVDASSYFKNTKCLADLFDSIIQDIGHEHIVQIIMDNSFSYTGISNHILQNYGSIFVSPCASQCLNMILEEFSKVDWVNQCILQAQVISKFVYNNSSVLDLMRKLTCGQDIIRSGVTRSVSNFLSLQSMMKQKARLKHLFNSPEYTPTNTNKPQSMSCVNILEDDDFWRAVEESVAISEPILKVLREVSSGKPAVGSIYELMSKAKESIRTYYIMDENKHKVFSDIVDSKWCDHLHSPLHAAAAFLNPSIRYNPEIKFLTSLKEDFFKVLEKLLPTSDLRRDITNQIFTFTRAKGLFGCNLAMEARPSVSPVMQVSGGSSLVTQHLFCSGWPSGY from the exons A TGGTACGAGAAAAGGATATCTGCTGGGAATACGCAGAGAAACTCGATGGTAACAAGGTCAAATGCAAGTTTTGCTCTAGAGTTCTTAATGGCGGGATTAGCAGGTTGAAGCATCATCTCTCTCGCCTTCCCAGTAAAGGTGTCAACCCTTGTGCCAAGGTTAGACACGATGTTACTGACAGAGTCCGATCCATTTTATCGGCCAAGAATGATGCCAAAGATTCCCCTCtcaccaacaccaacaacaagCCTCCCCAAGTTAAACCACCACCACCTTTATCTGCTTCcctgcctcctcctcctcctgaaTCTGATGTTGCTCTCTCTTCTGCTTCCAAACTCTTTCCTACTAGTAGTCTCCTTCTACCccattcctcctcctcctcttctccaaCTACTGCTCAGGAGACTGCAGAGAGGtgtatttctcttttcttcctcgAGAACAAGATCGACTGGTGTGTTGCCCGCTCACCCTCTTATCACTCTATGCTCGATGCCATTGCCAAGTGTGGTCCTGCATTTGTTGCTCCCTCTCTCAAGACTGAATTGCTGCTGGACAGGGTTAAATCAGAAATTACTTTACAACTCAAAGAGACTCAAAAGGAGTGGGTCACCACGGGCTGTACTGTCATCGCAGAGGCATGGACCGACAACAAATCCCGAGCTCTCATTAACTTCTCCGTCTCATCACCGTCCAGAGTCTTCTTTCACAAGTCTGTGGACGCCTCCTCATatttcaagaacacaaaatgCCTTGCTGATCTCTTTGATTCTATCATCCAAGATATTGGACATGAGCATATAGTGCAAATCATTATGGACAACAGCTTCAGCTACACAGGTATCTCAAACCATATCTTGCAAAACTATGGAAGCATTTTCGTGTCCCCTTGTGCATCTCAGTGTTTGAACATGATATTAGAAGAATTCTCCAAGGTAGATTGGGTCAACCAATGTATATTGCAAGCGCAGGTCATATCTAAGTTTGTGTACAACAATAGCTCCGTGCTAGATTTGATGAGAAAGTTAACATGTGGGCAAGATATTATCAGAAGCGGTGTCACAAGGTCTGTTTCCAATTTTCTATCGTTGCAGTCAATGATGAAACAAAAAGCAAGGTTAAAGCACTTGTTCAATAGCCCAGAGTATACCCCCACTAATACTAATAAACCACAGAGCATGTCATGCGTGAATATCCTAGAGGATGATGATTTTTGGAGAGCTGTGGAAGAAAGTGTGGCTATTTCCGAGCCTATCCTGAAAGTGTTGAGGGAAGTTTCTAGTGGAAAGCCCGCTGTAGGATCTATATATGAGTTAATGTCCAAGGCCAAGGAGTCAATACGGACATACTACATAATGGATGAGAATAAGCATAAGGTCTTTTCTGACATAGTTGATTCCAAGTGGTGTGACCATCTGCATTCACCTCTTCATGCAGCGGCTGCATTCTTGAACCCCAGTATTCGGTATAACCCGGAGATAAAGTTCCTCACTTCCTTGaaagaagattttttcaaaGTGTTGGAGAAACTTCTTCCCACTAGCGATCTAAGACGTGATATTACAAATCAGATATTCACTTTCACTAGGGCAAAGGGATTGTTCGGCTGTAACCTGGCGATGGAGGCGAGGCCTTCAGTTTCACCAG TAATGCAGGTCTCTGGTGGGAGCAGTTTGGTGACTCAGCACCTGTTTTGCAGCGGGTGGCCATCAGGATACTGA
- the LOC109124460 gene encoding protein PAF1 homolog isoform X2, with protein MASYRPPYPPPPQPPSQNPLPPPPPPPSLPPPVPPPPPSHHQPYSYPPPPPPPHVYYQQSSHYPQFNQVQAPPPPPPPSAPPPLVPDPPRNQGANDRDKGASRRERAKPDPSKHHRPHLPHSKKIETEEERRLRKKRELEKQRQADKLRQQMKNSHKSHMPPKGHTEERKPTPLLTTDRVENRLKKPTTFICKLKFRNELPDPSAQLKLMTIKRDKDQFTKYTITSLEKLWKPKIFVEPDLGIPLDLLDLSVYNPPKVKAPLAPEDEELLRDDDAVTPIKKEGIRKKERPTDKGVSWLVKTQYISSINNESARQSLTEKQAKELRELKGGGIDILQNLNNRERQIKDIEASFEACKSRPVHATNKNLQPVEVLPLLPYFDRYDEQFVVGNFDSAPTADSEFFGKLDPSTRDEHESRAILKSYVVAGSDTANPEKFLAYMVPSLDELSKDMHDENEDISYTWVREYHWDVLGDDANDTYLVSFGNGTASYLPPPTKLSLRKKRAREGRSSDEIEHFPVPSRVTVRRRSTLSVIEHKDSGVYSSRVGPSSSKMRRLEDEEGLGRSWKHEPEQDVNQYRDNEDEYSE; from the exons ATGGCGTCGTACCGGCCGCCGTATCCTCCTCCTCCCCAGCCGCCGTCTCAAAATCCTTTACCCCCTCCGCCACCTCCGCCGTCGTTACCCCCTCCAGTTCCTCCGCCACCACCGTCGCATCATCAACCGTACTCTTATCCTCCGCCGCCTCCCCCTCCGCATGTTTACTATCAGCAGTCTTCCCATTATCCTCAGTTCAATCAGGTccaagctcctcctcctcctccaccccCGTCAGCTCCTCCTCCACTCGTACCCGATCCTCCTCGAAACCAAGGAGCCAATGACCGCGACAAAGGGGCCTCCAGGCGGGAGCGTGCTAAACCGGATCCATCGAAGCACCATAGGCCTCATCTTCCCCATTCTAAGAAAATCGAGACCGAAGAAGAGAGGAGGCTTAGGAAGAAGAGGGAGCTAGAGAAACAAAGGCAAGCAGATAAACTTAGACAGCAGATGAAGAATTCTCACAAGTCTCATATGCCCCCCAAGGGACACACCGAGGAGAGGAAGCCTACGCCTTTACTCACCACCGACAGGGTCGAGAATAGGTTAAAGAAACCAACCACCTTCATCTGCAAGCTCAA GTTCCGGAATGAGCTCCCTGATCCTAGTGCACAGCTTAAGCTCATGACCATTAAACGGGATAAAGATCA ATTTACCAAGTATACCATCACATCGTTGGAGAAATTATGGAAACCAAAGATCTTTGTCGAGCCTGATCTTGGAATACCCTTGGATCTCCTTGACCTAAGTGTATACAA CCCTCCCAAAGTCAAGGCACCTCTTGCCCCTGAAGATGAAGAACTGTTGCGTGATGACGATGCTGTTACACCTATTAAGAAAGAAGGAATCCggaaaaaagaaagaccaaCTGATAAAGGTGTTTCCTGGCTCGtgaaaacacaatacatttCTTCTATTAATAATGAATCGGCAAGACAG TCGCTAACTGAGAAGCAAGCAAAGGAATTGCGAGAGCTGAAAGGAGGAGGCATCGACATCTTGCAAAATCTTAACAATAg AGAGAGACAAATCAAGGATATTGAAGCATCCTTTGAGGCATGCAAGTCTCGACCAGTTCATGCCACCAATAAAAACTTGCAGCCGGTTGAAGTGTTACCACTGTTGCCATATTTTGATAG GTACGATGAGCAGTTTGTTGTAGGGAATTTTGATAGTGCTCCCACAGCTGATTCTGAATTCTTTGGCAAGTTAGACCCTTCGACACGTGATGAACATGAGTCACGG GCCATTTTGAAAAGCTATGTGGTGGCTGGATCAGACACTGCCAATCCAGAAAAATTTCTGGCGTACATGGTTCCTTCCTTGGATGAG TTGTCTAAGGATATGCATGATGAAAACGAAGATATCTCTTACACTTGGGTTCGCGAATACCACTGGGAT GTACTTGGCGACGATGCAAATGACACATACCTGGTATCATTTGGCAATGGGACCGCTAGCTATCTG CCCCCACCCACAAAGCTGAGCTTGAGGAAGAAAAGGGCCAGGGAAGGAAGATCTTCTGATGAGATTGAACACTTTCCAGTACCTTCAAGGGTGACTGTAAGGCGACGATCAACTCTATCAGTGATAGAACATAAAGATTCAGGG GTATACTCTTCTAGGGTTGGTCCTTCGAGCTCCAAGATGAGAAGGTTAGAGGATGAAGAAGGCCTTGGTAGATCTTGGAAACACGAGCCGGAACAAGATGTCAATCAATATCGTGATAATGAGGATGAGTATTCTGAATGA
- the LOC109124460 gene encoding protein PAF1 homolog isoform X1 gives MASYRPPYPPPPQPPSQNPLPPPPPPPSLPPPVPPPPPSHHQPYSYPPPPPPPHVYYQQSSHYPQFNQVQAPPPPPPPSAPPPLVPDPPRNQGANDRDKGASRRERAKPDPSKHHRPHLPHSKKIETEEERRLRKKRELEKQRQADKLRQQMKNSHKSHMPPKGHTEERKPTPLLTTDRVENRLKKPTTFICKLKFRNELPDPSAQLKLMTIKRDKDHYFDPTRFTKYTITSLEKLWKPKIFVEPDLGIPLDLLDLSVYNPPKVKAPLAPEDEELLRDDDAVTPIKKEGIRKKERPTDKGVSWLVKTQYISSINNESARQSLTEKQAKELRELKGGGIDILQNLNNRERQIKDIEASFEACKSRPVHATNKNLQPVEVLPLLPYFDRYDEQFVVGNFDSAPTADSEFFGKLDPSTRDEHESRAILKSYVVAGSDTANPEKFLAYMVPSLDELSKDMHDENEDISYTWVREYHWDVLGDDANDTYLVSFGNGTASYLPPPTKLSLRKKRAREGRSSDEIEHFPVPSRVTVRRRSTLSVIEHKDSGVYSSRVGPSSSKMRRLEDEEGLGRSWKHEPEQDVNQYRDNEDEYSE, from the exons ATGGCGTCGTACCGGCCGCCGTATCCTCCTCCTCCCCAGCCGCCGTCTCAAAATCCTTTACCCCCTCCGCCACCTCCGCCGTCGTTACCCCCTCCAGTTCCTCCGCCACCACCGTCGCATCATCAACCGTACTCTTATCCTCCGCCGCCTCCCCCTCCGCATGTTTACTATCAGCAGTCTTCCCATTATCCTCAGTTCAATCAGGTccaagctcctcctcctcctccaccccCGTCAGCTCCTCCTCCACTCGTACCCGATCCTCCTCGAAACCAAGGAGCCAATGACCGCGACAAAGGGGCCTCCAGGCGGGAGCGTGCTAAACCGGATCCATCGAAGCACCATAGGCCTCATCTTCCCCATTCTAAGAAAATCGAGACCGAAGAAGAGAGGAGGCTTAGGAAGAAGAGGGAGCTAGAGAAACAAAGGCAAGCAGATAAACTTAGACAGCAGATGAAGAATTCTCACAAGTCTCATATGCCCCCCAAGGGACACACCGAGGAGAGGAAGCCTACGCCTTTACTCACCACCGACAGGGTCGAGAATAGGTTAAAGAAACCAACCACCTTCATCTGCAAGCTCAA GTTCCGGAATGAGCTCCCTGATCCTAGTGCACAGCTTAAGCTCATGACCATTAAACGGGATAAAGATCA CTACTTTGATCCCACTAGATTTACCAAGTATACCATCACATCGTTGGAGAAATTATGGAAACCAAAGATCTTTGTCGAGCCTGATCTTGGAATACCCTTGGATCTCCTTGACCTAAGTGTATACAA CCCTCCCAAAGTCAAGGCACCTCTTGCCCCTGAAGATGAAGAACTGTTGCGTGATGACGATGCTGTTACACCTATTAAGAAAGAAGGAATCCggaaaaaagaaagaccaaCTGATAAAGGTGTTTCCTGGCTCGtgaaaacacaatacatttCTTCTATTAATAATGAATCGGCAAGACAG TCGCTAACTGAGAAGCAAGCAAAGGAATTGCGAGAGCTGAAAGGAGGAGGCATCGACATCTTGCAAAATCTTAACAATAg AGAGAGACAAATCAAGGATATTGAAGCATCCTTTGAGGCATGCAAGTCTCGACCAGTTCATGCCACCAATAAAAACTTGCAGCCGGTTGAAGTGTTACCACTGTTGCCATATTTTGATAG GTACGATGAGCAGTTTGTTGTAGGGAATTTTGATAGTGCTCCCACAGCTGATTCTGAATTCTTTGGCAAGTTAGACCCTTCGACACGTGATGAACATGAGTCACGG GCCATTTTGAAAAGCTATGTGGTGGCTGGATCAGACACTGCCAATCCAGAAAAATTTCTGGCGTACATGGTTCCTTCCTTGGATGAG TTGTCTAAGGATATGCATGATGAAAACGAAGATATCTCTTACACTTGGGTTCGCGAATACCACTGGGAT GTACTTGGCGACGATGCAAATGACACATACCTGGTATCATTTGGCAATGGGACCGCTAGCTATCTG CCCCCACCCACAAAGCTGAGCTTGAGGAAGAAAAGGGCCAGGGAAGGAAGATCTTCTGATGAGATTGAACACTTTCCAGTACCTTCAAGGGTGACTGTAAGGCGACGATCAACTCTATCAGTGATAGAACATAAAGATTCAGGG GTATACTCTTCTAGGGTTGGTCCTTCGAGCTCCAAGATGAGAAGGTTAGAGGATGAAGAAGGCCTTGGTAGATCTTGGAAACACGAGCCGGAACAAGATGTCAATCAATATCGTGATAATGAGGATGAGTATTCTGAATGA